The sequence GTTTCAGTCtctcccagtgcatcccagttGCCACCAGCATgttcccagtcactcccagttGTTCTCAGCTGCTTCCAGACTGATCCCAGTtgctcacagcctctcccagTCACCCTCAGTGCGGTTCCAATTGCTGCCAGTATGATCCAAGTCATTCTGAGCATGGTTCCAGTTGCTCCCTGTTCCtcccagtgtgatcccagttGCCCCTAGCATAGTCCCAGTCACTCCATAGATGACCCCGAGTCCCTCCCAGCATGGTTCCAGTCATGCCCAGTTACCCCCAGTGCAGACCCAGTCACTCCCACTGactcccagtatcccccagtATGGTCCTGGTTTTTCCCAGGGTGGTTCCAATCCCTCCCAGTATGGTTACAGACACTCTCATTATATCATCATTATAttctcccagctgccccagcacagtcCTAGTCACTCCCAGTACTATCCCAGTATAAGTCCAGTATGATGCCAGTCTCTGTCAGCAGGGTCCCAGCCACTCACACTTGCCCCCAGTTACCCCAGCATGGTCCTAGTTTTCcccccagcccattcccacTTGCTCCCAGTTAGGTCCCAGTCACAACCCCTGTAGTCTCAGAcactcccagtatatcccagtttCCCCCAACAATCTCAGTTATTCCCAGGTACTGCCATTTACCTCAGTGTGGTTCACTTTTCCCTAGTTTTATCCCAGTTGCACCCAGTTGCCCCTAGAATAGTCCCAGTGCCTTTCAGaatggtttgtttcttttttttagggAGGGGGAATGTTTGCGGAATGCAGaactccagagcagagcagaaaatgccccttggggggatactggggagtcctggtggtggctgctggcagaggcagcctggaggagcagagccctgtgtcccccaggaccccaaagtggggagcccagagagggGGGAGCGCCGCCATTGGCGGGACCCtcaacagcctggagaggggcaggggggactCCTtggacccccagcaccccaaagcagagaataaggggagaagggaccctgggaccccaaaatcccccagcatccctgaatggggagagggaagagggggGAGCTTTTTGGATTCCTGGgactcccagcagcctggggagggtggggacTGAGTAGATGAGGGACCCCCAATACAAGCATgacccccagcagctgggacaggggaacCCTGAACACCAAAGGGGAGGGACAATTCCCAGGAACTCCTGGGAGGCGTTTTCAGGGCTGAATGTCagtttttgggaggtttttatGGACCCAGATGCCCAGGGACTTCTACAGATGGACTTGGGCAGGAGGAAGCCCCAACACAACACGCTCATcctttgtttttccccaaaccaggatttctcATTCCCAAGCCTTTGCccagtggaggaggaggaggctgtgaggaagaggaagatggcccaggagccccaggcaggtgaggaggaagtcactgcccctttccccctctgtcctgctccatctctcAGCCCAGCATGgcccccagctgcaggacaacTCCACTGCTGATGCCCTGCCGGGGATGTGCTGGGGGGATCTCCTTGCCTTTCCCTTTGGCACGGAGGCAAATCCCatcctctccttgtccttcctcacccagacaaggagctgagcacggAGACCAGGGAGGACAAATCCCTGCGGCAGAACCTCGTGGATGAGGCtgactggagcagctccatggtgCAGGAAGCTAACGGGGAGGCAAAGCTCCGCAGATCCTGCATGAGGAGGGACTGCAAACGCAGGTCGCCGGGttctgaggaggaaagacccagcctgggctgggcaggtggCTGGAGATTGAGCCAGAGCTCGGACGTGGTGGTCCATGGGCAGCTTCATGATagggagaagccccacaagtgctcaGTGTGGGATGAATTTCAGAAGGAGGTACAGCCTGACCTgccaccagaggatccacactggggagcaACCCTATGAGTGTGGagagtgtgggaagagatttAGAGTCAGCTCCCACCTTATCCAGCACCAGatgatccacactggggagaggccctacgagtgttCTGAGTGTGGGAAGAAGTTTCAGCTCAGCTCCACTCTCCTCGTGCACCAGCGCACGCACACAGATGAGAAGCCCTTCCGCTGCCCCGACTGCGGGAAGGGCTTCAGGCAAAACTCCAACCTCATCAtccaccggcgcatccacaccAGGGAAAAGCCCTACGAGTGTGTGGAGTGTGGGATGAGcttcagccagagctccagcctgacccaccaccagaggatccacactggggagaagccctacaagtgtgaggagtgtgggaagagcttcagagTGTGCTCTGCACTGATCTACCACCAGtacatccacactggggaaaggCCATACAACTGTGGGGAttgtgggaagagcttcagaCAGCGTTCCAACCTAATCCTCCACCAAAGGATCAACACTGGAGAGAGGCCCTACAAGTGttctgagtgtgggaagaggtttcgCATCAGCTCTGATCTCCTCCAGCACTACCAGACACACACGGAGGAGAGGCCTTTCCACTGCTCTGACTGCAGGAAGGGCTTCAGGCAAATCTCCCACCTCATCAGCCTccagcgcatccacactggAGAGAGGCCCTACaagtgtggggagtgtgggaagagcttctcccAGAGCTCAACCTTGACCAAACACCAACAGAGGCACCGGTAGGGGAAGCCCTGCGAGGGCAGGAAGAGCTTCATGCACTGCTCCAACTCTATCCCCTACTGCAGGACCCACattgggcagagccctggggacccccattccctgggatccatgttgggaagacacctggctggTTATCCTTTTGTTTGGAccttaatttttgtcttttctccatctctttttgCACCAAAGCCAAGAAGGATCGATCTGTCACCTCAAAACCACTCAAATACCACTGAAATGCTGTTAATTGCTGTAgatctgttggtagataaagttagcatcgagagataaaagaaacaatgggaggcattccactgattgatgaatgggaaaagagatttgcctttagaaactgtaggtttgctggtaaatgaaattgggtattggaagatgaaagaagcaatggggtGGGGCgggggaaactatgaattctataagaattaaaaattaaaagggagggttatacattagaggggagTCTCAGGTATCAGGCGTTCcaggaagtctgtgcctctcaagtacctcagcccatggggaaagagagaaaagcagtcGGGAAATTGGGttaaaaaggaggctgcatcttccaaaaattggagagatcacaggggaatgccccatgacctctccctttatttgaataaagcaaaaaggagtcctctgtctcctttttgggcataaacctctggtgtttgtggattaattttccttacacaCCCACTAACTATGCCAAagaccacatccactgaccatACCCCACTGATAACCCCAGTGGCAATCCTTACTGACCACACCCCATTCaccaccccactgaccacaaaCACTGTCCATACCCACTGCCCACACCAATTTACCAAACCCCAGTGACCAACTCAATGACAacccccactgaccacacccaactgACCACTTCCAATGACCACCTCCGCTGACTAcacacactgaccacactcCACTGACAAATCAGCTGACTATACCCCCACAGACCACACCCCTGACTACCCAACTGACCACCCTCACCTGActacccaactgaccacattcactgaccacacccactgattgcagccagtgaccacaccactgaccacactcacagACCACCTCCACTAAACACACCTCAATGACCACAGCCTcctgaccacacccaatgaccacactCCAATGACCACCCAGCTGACCACACCCACTTAAAACACTCACTGACCACACAtaccactgaccacacccaatgcCCACAACCACTGATTgcaccccactgaccacacccactaACTGCATCCAATGTAAATTATGTCACATCTGTTGAGAGCTGGAAAATAATACCATCCATCTTTGGGTTTAGGAACAGACATGAACTGTGATTTCTTTCTTGCTCTGCTGCTTGGCCTAGAAACACTCTGAGTATTTTACTGGATAACTTACATCTTGCATTTCATGACATTAAATTGTGTTAATCAGACTGTCATATCACGAGTTCTTGGAACACATTTTCAAGTCTTCCAGGTGTAGCCAAGGGAAGCTGTTTCTGTCTTGCATGACAAAATTGGCAGAATTTTTGCAAAGACAGCCCTTTAAAAAGGACTAGTTGCATGCATTAACATCCAAGGGGTTGCTTCCAAAGACAGACAAAAAACCATGAACAAACAGCAACCAACTAAACAACATATTAAAAACAAGTACTTTATTTTTGCTCTTGCTTTTAGTATTTTCCAAGCTGGCCTCCTCTTCCACTGCAGTGTTTTTGTTTGGACAGGAAAACAGAACTTACACACAATGGATATATTAAAGCTAAATGGATATATTAAAGCTCTGCATTGTGAAATACAAAGTCCCATTTCACAATCATCatcatttgttttctgcttactttgttttcagaaggaTGAGAACTGTATCTCAGAGCCCCTGGCTAGTTTGGTGCCATAGCCACTGACTACCTGTCCTTTCTAATTATCTGTCCTTTCTGTAGTTCCTTTGCCCATTTGTTGCTCTTTGATCGCTGCTTCCTTCACCTGATTTTTATAGTTTTCTGGATTTGTGGGGTTATTTGTATTGGTTCTGACTTTTTCTTGGTTGTTGTTTTATTTGCCTGTTTTGTTGGGTcacagttttggttttgttatttggttggggattttttccacTTAACAGAAGGAATCAGCTTGTGATTTGTATTGGAAAGTTTTGAAGATAGGTGTTgcacttgttttttttcataaaatcatcagacacagctctgcaagCCCCCGTGACTTTGAGGACTGTGGGCTGTCAGACAGCAAAATATGCTTGAATAGGAAACATGTAGTTCCTATCTCCATTACACACAGCAAAAATGTAAAGTGTTTGGAATGGAACCAATTCTAACCTTTATCTTGCATGggtgcttttttgttttgttttgttttgtttttctgccatGCAATTAAATTGTGTCACATTCATAAGTGAACTTGGTTCTTCCAGTATGGAGTGTGCAAGGATAATTCCTTAGCTCATGTGTGGACCTGGTGTGCACCAGGGTAGGCACACGACTGTCATCCATAGCCAGTTACTGTCTACAAAGAGAATAGGAAGCCGCAGCTCTGAGGAACTCCGGGGTTAGGGGGCAAAGAGACCAAATCCCTAATTTATATCAGTTACTTTACACGAGTATTTGCTTctgatataattttatattcctgcccagagctggaaagaaaagaaccCTGGCAGTTTGCTTTAGCTATGAAGAGACTCTTTTCAACAggttccagctctgctccttgtttgaattaaaaacaaagcaaaacacttcTGTTGGTCACATCAAACCAACGTAGGTTTGATCAGTCTGTGAAAGACAAAAGAATGCAAAAATTAGTTCATTTTATAGTGTTTACAGTCTTCTAATTCAGC is a genomic window of Oenanthe melanoleuca isolate GR-GAL-2019-014 chromosome 22, OMel1.0, whole genome shotgun sequence containing:
- the LOC130261951 gene encoding zinc finger protein ZFP2-like gives rise to the protein MGSFMIGRSPTSAQCGMNFRRRYSLTCHQRIHTGEQPYECGECGKRFRVSSHLIQHQMIHTGERPYECSECGKKFQLSSTLLVHQRTHTDEKPFRCPDCGKGFRQNSNLIIHRRIHTREKPYECVECGMSFSQSSSLTHHQRIHTGEKPYKCEECGKSFRVCSALIYHQYIHTGERPYNCGDCGKSFRQRSNLILHQRINTGERPYKCSECGKRFRISSDLLQHYQTHTEERPFHCSDCRKGFRQISHLISLQRIHTGERPYKCGECGKSFSQSSTLTKHQQRHR